A single genomic interval of Helianthus annuus cultivar XRQ/B chromosome 6, HanXRQr2.0-SUNRISE, whole genome shotgun sequence harbors:
- the LOC110944762 gene encoding uncharacterized protein LOC110944762 codes for YDNDSKYRPPKITPASMDESTTSKHERNASRKEKQAFRQALHSEYARYLMNDLEGSPEEVREVIGTEDRDVTKYRAKMEERARREEALFTRAPLTRMDKKRLKHVCESSNGSASFFLL; via the exons TATGATAATGACAGCAAGTATCGACCCCCAAAGATTACACCTGCATCAATGGATGAAAGCACGACTTCAAAGCATGAGAGAAATGCATCAAGGAAAGAGAAACAAGCGTTCCGGCAAGCTCTGCATAGCGAGTACGCTAGATATTTAATGAATGATCTCGAGGGAAGCCCTGAGGAA GTGAGGGAGGTAATCGGGACTGAAGATAGAGATGTGACCAAATACAGGGCGAAAATGGAAGAACGAGCAAGGAGAGAAGAGGCGCTCTTCACCCGAGCGCCTCTTACAAGAATGGATAAAAAGCGGTTGAAACACGTGTGCGAATCAAGTAACGGGTCAGCCTCTTTTTTCCTTTTGTAA
- the LOC118479555 gene encoding probably inactive leucine-rich repeat receptor-like protein kinase At5g48380, whose product MRLSDLMKAANSFSKDNIIGWGRTSSSYKATLEDTWHSEKEFASEMATLGNVKHWNLVPLLGFCVTKHERLLVYKYMPNGTLHDNLHPVGKTKNVSNMEWWVRLKVAIGSGYCRSMVPIKFTEHNFNDDILQNNVTIRYGPNEWTVKINKLWNIHYYILDFSQISADISFLMWDCLVFEKVEEYTFNLIISRPYDVDALVADLARTFREYQPIALPENVFVHHTDEEIQHGMGEDTFPSEDVDVDTVVLCI is encoded by the exons ATGAGATTGAGTGATCTGATGAAAGCCGCCAACAGTTTTAGCAAAGACAACATAATCGGGTGGGGAAGAACGAGTTCTTCATACAAAGCAACACTTGAAGACACTTGGCATTCCGAGAAAGAATTCGCATCAGAAATGGCAACACTTGGGAACGTGAAACACTGGAACCTGGTCCCACTTTTAGGCTTTTGTGTCACAAAACACGAACGGCTTTTAGTCTACAAATACATGCCAAACGGTACCCTGCACGATAATCTACACCCCGTTGGCAAAACCAAAAATGTGTCAAATATGGAATGGTGGGTCCGGTTAAAAGTGGCTATTGGTTCAGGCTATTGCCGAAGCA TGGTACCAATAAAATTCACAGAACATAATTTTAATGACGACATTCTACAAAATAATGTCACCATTCGTTATGGACCTAATGAATGGACTGTTAAGATTAACAAGTTGTGGAATATTCATTACTACATACTCGACTTCTCACAGATTTCGGCTGATATTTCTTTTTTGATGTGGGACTGTTTAGTGTTTGAAAAAGTTGAAGAATATACATTTAATCTGATAATTTCCCGCCCCTATGATGTTGATGCGTTAGTTGCTGACTTGGCACGTACATTCCGTGAATACCAACCTATAGCTCTGCCAGAAAATGTATTTGTCCATCATACTGACGAAGAAATTCAGCATGGCATGGGTGAAGATACTTTTCCATCTGAAGATGTTGATGTTGACACTGTTGTGTTGTGTATCTGA